Proteins from a single region of Verrucosispora sp. NA02020:
- a CDS encoding O-methyltransferase, whose product MLAARRCPIATVAGSGSPTNPALQFAESYVTEDLVLRTARSLAREVGLDAVTPGAGAALRLLAAAGNARAVVEIGTGTGVSGVWLLRGMRVDGVLTTIDVEVEHQRIARRIFTEAGFVAGRTRIITGRALDVLPRLADGAYDLVFVDAEATGFTACVEAALRLLRPGGVLVLNGTLAGGRIGDPAARDAETVTVRETIKAIRESENWIPAMLPVGHGLLAAVRC is encoded by the coding sequence ATGCTCGCCGCCCGGAGGTGTCCCATCGCCACCGTCGCCGGTTCCGGTAGTCCGACGAACCCGGCTCTCCAGTTCGCCGAGTCGTACGTCACCGAGGACCTCGTGCTGCGTACCGCCCGCAGCCTCGCCCGGGAGGTCGGACTCGACGCGGTCACCCCCGGAGCGGGCGCCGCGTTGCGCCTGCTCGCCGCCGCCGGGAATGCGCGGGCGGTGGTCGAGATCGGCACCGGCACCGGGGTCAGCGGGGTCTGGCTGCTGCGGGGCATGCGGGTCGACGGGGTGCTCACCACGATCGACGTCGAGGTGGAGCACCAGCGCATCGCCCGCCGGATCTTCACCGAGGCGGGCTTCGTCGCCGGCCGGACCCGCATCATCACCGGACGCGCGCTGGACGTGCTGCCGAGGCTCGCCGACGGGGCGTACGACCTGGTCTTCGTCGACGCCGAGGCGACCGGCTTCACCGCCTGCGTGGAGGCCGCGCTGCGGCTGCTCCGGCCCGGTGGCGTGCTGGTCCTCAACGGCACGCTGGCCGGGGGCCGGATCGGTGACCCGGCGGCCCGGGACGCGGAGACGGTGACCGTGCGCGAGACGATCAAGGCCATCCGCGAGTCGGAGAACTGGATCCCGGCGATGCTGCCGGTGGGCCACGGGCTACTGGCCGCGGTGCGCTGCTGA
- a CDS encoding M17 family metallopeptidase, producing MLAIRLTAEPDRLDVLVLPVRPAPGDATSAEPVPAGATLPTGIADEAAALVGPARVTGRAGQVHAQVRPGGTPARLLLLGVGEADEAAWRAAGAGLVRATRDETHVTVALPAELAPESVRGLVEGLLLGSYRFRLGDDPDAPTLTGVDLAVAEPDAYAQAVATARTTAEMTRLARDLTNTPSSVKNPEWFAAQVTDAAADLPGLRVRVREPEQLAAEGFGGIVAVGGGSASGPRLVEMDWHPADARTHVVLVGKGITFDTGGISIKPVPAMKLMRKDMAGAAAVVAATLGAAALKLPVRITTLAPLAENMVSGSAFRPGDVIRHYGGLTSETTNSDAEGRLVLADALAYAVQELKPDLLIDLATLTGANAVALGTRIGALYSDNDRLAGDLLAAIDAAGESAWRMPLGTDYVEHLGSDVADLHSAPTQGPGSVLAALYLREFTGELRQQWLHIDMSAPSWCDRDDAELTRGATGWGVRGLLRWLATLS from the coding sequence GTGCTCGCCATCCGTCTGACCGCCGAGCCGGACCGGCTCGACGTCCTGGTCCTGCCCGTCCGACCCGCTCCCGGCGACGCCACGTCGGCCGAGCCGGTGCCCGCCGGGGCGACGCTGCCCACGGGGATCGCCGACGAGGCCGCCGCGCTGGTCGGGCCGGCCCGGGTCACCGGCCGCGCCGGTCAGGTGCACGCCCAGGTGCGACCGGGTGGCACCCCCGCCCGGCTGCTGCTGCTCGGTGTGGGCGAGGCGGACGAGGCGGCGTGGCGGGCGGCGGGTGCCGGACTGGTCCGGGCAACGCGAGATGAGACTCATGTCACAGTGGCGTTGCCGGCGGAGTTGGCACCCGAGTCGGTGCGTGGGCTGGTCGAGGGCCTGCTGCTCGGTTCGTACCGGTTCCGCCTCGGCGACGACCCGGACGCCCCGACGCTGACCGGGGTCGACCTGGCGGTCGCCGAACCCGACGCGTACGCACAGGCCGTCGCCACGGCCCGGACGACCGCCGAGATGACCCGGCTGGCCCGCGACCTCACCAACACCCCCTCCTCGGTCAAGAACCCGGAGTGGTTCGCCGCCCAGGTCACCGACGCCGCCGCCGACCTGCCCGGACTCCGGGTGCGGGTACGCGAGCCGGAGCAGTTGGCCGCCGAGGGATTCGGCGGGATCGTCGCGGTGGGCGGCGGCTCGGCCAGCGGTCCCCGCCTGGTCGAGATGGACTGGCACCCGGCCGACGCCCGGACCCACGTGGTGCTGGTCGGCAAGGGCATCACCTTCGACACCGGCGGCATCTCGATCAAGCCCGTGCCGGCGATGAAGCTGATGCGCAAGGACATGGCCGGGGCGGCGGCCGTCGTCGCGGCGACCCTGGGCGCGGCAGCCCTGAAGCTGCCGGTCCGGATCACCACGCTCGCCCCGCTGGCCGAGAACATGGTCAGCGGCTCGGCGTTCCGTCCCGGCGACGTCATCCGGCACTACGGCGGCCTGACCAGCGAGACCACCAACTCCGACGCCGAGGGGCGGCTGGTCCTCGCCGACGCGCTGGCGTACGCCGTGCAGGAGCTCAAGCCCGACCTGCTGATCGACCTGGCCACGCTGACCGGGGCGAACGCGGTCGCGCTCGGCACCCGCATCGGCGCGCTCTACAGCGACAACGACCGGTTGGCCGGGGACCTGCTGGCGGCCATCGACGCGGCCGGCGAGTCCGCCTGGCGGATGCCGCTGGGCACCGACTACGTCGAGCACCTCGGCAGCGACGTGGCCGACCTGCACAGCGCACCGACGCAGGGGCCCGGATCCGTGCTGGCCGCGCTCTACCTGCGCGAGTTCACTGGCGAACTGCGCCAGCAGTGGCTGCACATCGACATGTCGGCGCCGTCCTGGTGCGACCGGGACGACGCGGAGCTGACCCGGGGCGCCACCGGCTGGGGCGTACGCGGCCTGCTGCGCTGGCTGGCGACCCTCTCCTGA